A stretch of DNA from Pseudanabaena sp. BC1403:
TCAGTCATGTCGGTCGAGGGAGCGCTAGTCCCAAACATTTCATAGGGTAGGGCAACGGTAAAGCAACTCCCCTTTCCTATTTGACTCTCGGCGATGACTTGCCCCCCATGAAGTTCGACGATCTTTTTAACGAGAGCTAGACCCAAGCCAGTACCTTCGTATTGTCGGTTGAGTGCGCTATCTAACTGCATAAAGGGTTGAAAGAGTCGTTGCAAATCTTCAGGAGCAATACCAATACCTGTATCCGTGACTTGAAATACGATCGCTGGCGAATTCATGGCTCTAATTTGTTGCGGAATCGTCGCCACTCCTTGCCATGTATCTCCACTACCGATAGCAACTAACAGGCTGACTTTCCCACCGCTTGGGGTGAATTTGACGGCATTGTTGAGTAAGTTAATTAAAACCTGTTTGATGCGACGTTCTTCGACATCGATTTTGTTGATATTTTGAGGAATATTGCTATAGATTTCCAATCCCTTCTGAAATGCTTGTTGTTTGATGAAGACTAGGCTGGAATCACAGAGATTTTGGACTGAGGTGGGTTCAGTTTTTAATTCCACAATTCCTGATGAAATTTTTGATAAATCGAGAATATCGTTAATCAGTTCTAGTAGGTGTATGCCGCTTGATTCTACAATGCCGATCGCGTTTAATTGAGATTCAGTCAACGAGCCTAAAAGCTTTTCTTTGAGCGCATTTGACAGTCCTAAAATGGCATTAAGGGGCGTGCGGAGTTCGTGACTCATGTTGGCGAGAAACTCGTCTTTGAGACGGGTGGCACGAACGAGTTCTTTGTTAGTTTGCTCTAAAGCGGTGGTGCGGTTTGCCACACGGTCTTCGAGCTCTTGGTTGATCTGTTTTAGGGCTTGCGTGGCAATTTCCTGCTCGATCGCAATTTTGGCAATATTTGCCGCTAGGGCGATCGCCGCTAACTCTTGCTCTAGGGGAATGTGGATATCCCTGTGATAAATAGCAAAGGTCGCTAAAACAGAACCATTACTGGATATCGCTGGAAATGACCAACAGGATCTCAATTCATGCACCAATGCAAGTGACTTAAAGTTCTGCCAGAGTGGATCGGTGGCAATATCAGAGACAATCACAGGCTCCCGACGAAATGCAGCCGTCCCACAGAAACCAATCCCTTCGCCAATGGCAAGCCCTTCGAGCGCTTGATTGTAGGCATTAGGCAAATTAGGAGCAGCACCATAATGCAGTTTACCTTCGCAACAGAGCATAATCGAACATAGTCCTCCTTCTATCTGTTCTTCGGTTGTTCGCGCGAGTGCGTCGAGAATGACAGGAAGAGGTTCAGCTTTAGCAATTCGCTCTAATATTGAATTTTGCATTACAGTTCGCAGTTCAGACAGCTTGCGATCGTTAATATTTGCGATCGCACCGATTATGCCAATGGTATTACCCATAAGGTCATATAGCCATTGATTACGGTCTTCCATCCAAAGGTAATGACCGTCACGATGCAGCACCCTATATTGAGCAAACAAGGGGGTTTTATCGACTCTAGTCCGTTCTAAAACTTCCTGAAAATGAGATCGATCCTCAGGATGAATTAAATTCATCCACCCATCCAATTGCAGGGGCAGATCTGAATATGCATAGCCGAGGATGAGTTTTGCATTTGCGCCCCATGTAATCAAAGCAGTACTAAAATTATATTCGTATAGAACCTGTCCGATCGCTTGCCCTACTGTCTCATAGCGATTTTGCCATGTTATGGATTCGGTCAACTGCTGCTGGATCAGTACTTTCGCAACTTCTCTTGCCTCTAACTCAGTTTGAAGTTTTTCATAGGCGATCGCTTGTTGAATGACGATCGCAAATTGCACGGAAATATCTTGCAGGAATCGCACATCATCATCTTGCCAATCTCGATAATCGGTGCATTGGTGTCCGATTAAAAGCCCCCATAATCCTCCTGATGCGCGAATGGGAACCACCAAATTTGACTTGACCTGATATTCTTCTAGCAAGCGAATATGACAGTCAGCGTAGCCCGTAGTATAGATGTTTTTGACTGAGATTGGAGTGTCATGGGCATACAGTGTTGAAGTTTGTTCCTGAAAACAAGAATCCTGAATGTGCCTGCCTAAGGACGAAGGCAAATTTCGCTCGACTGATTCGGCAATAATCACGCCGCTCCAATCAGGTTGAAATTGGTATACGATTACGCGATCGCATTGTAAAAAGGCGCGTACCTCGGTAACGCAAATATCTAAAACCTCTTGCAGGTTCATGGAGACGCGAATGCGATCGGCAATTTCAGCGACGAGATGCTCTCTTTCTGCTTTTTTGAGTAAAGACTCCGTTCTTTCTGCGACCTGTCTCTCTAGCTCAACATTGCGATCTTCCAGTAGTTCTAACTTCTCTGCTTCTAATTGCAATACTTTGACTTCTAAAATCTTTGCCAAATTATAGATTTCAGTTGGATTTAGTGCGTTTAGCAAACTGGTCTGGGTAACAATGCCTAATAGTTCGCCAAGTTCCCCTGTTACTACCAAACGCCGAATCAATCGCTGCTCCATGATCTGATGCACAGTCCAGAGCGTATCCTCTTTTGTAACCGCAAAAATTGGCGCGCTCATCACTGAACTCGCTTGGTAGTTAGCAAGATTTAAACCTAGCGCCTGAAACTGGACGATATCTCTCTCGGTGACGATGCCTACTGGTCTCCTTAGAGATGTTTCATCAGCGATCGACTCTACGATAATGACGGAACTAACATTTTGGGTTGCCATTAGTTGGGCGACGGCTAACATCGAGCGATCGCTCGCAGCACAAACTACATCGCCAGTCATTACCTCCGATACTAGCCGCAGTCGCATGAGATCGATGGGACGCGAAACTTGCCTTAAGCTTTCGTGAGTAACCATACCCACTAGGCAGTCTTGCTCATCGAGAATTGGCAAATGCCGAATGCGGAACTGTTGGATGAGGTTGACTGCTAAAAACAAATCTGTGAGGGCAGACTCATGCAGAGTCACCAAAGGTTGCGCCATCACCTCACTCACCAACAGGCAATCGAGATTTTGCGTCTGAGCGCTCAGACGTACTACGTCTCGCTCGGTCATGATGCCAATGACTTTTCGATCTTCGACCACAAATACACAGCTCGATCTCGACTCTTGCAGAAATTCTTGCTGGTGAATATCGCTATTACTGTCAGCATCACATTGCGATCGCCCACTACTCATTAATGCGATCGCCTCCATGACTGTCGCAGCGCGATCGACGACCAAAAGATCTCGAATAATTGCTGACTTCAGTGCAGAAAGTTTGATAATGTCTGAGTTCAAAATACTTCCCTATCGATATTTATACTATTGCACAGCACACGACCAACAACAATGCGCCAAAATCTAGATACATTCCTAAGCGGATGATGGGGATTCGTTAGTGTTTTTACCAGCCGCAGGCGCAGATGAATATCTATAGCAAGGGAATTACCCCACCCTAACCCTCCCCTTGCAAAGGGGAGGGAACAAGATTTCTGGTCTTCCCCCTTTGCAAGGGGGGAATTAAAGGGGGTAAGTCCGACTTGATATATACACGGTAGCCCTTTGCAAGGGGGAGTTAGAGGGGGTAAAGAAACTTCTCAAGCACGCTCTTAATTTAAGAAGTGGTATAACATGAGTTAAATAAATTGTTCAAACCTCTTACTATCTATTTCTGTGAGCCAACAGATCGAAGAACTACTGAACAAAGCTCCCTGTGGCTTTCTTTCGTTTACCGACGATGGCTTGATTGTGCTCGCAAATTTTACGCTATCGCAACTATTAGGATATGAAGCTGACAGCCTTTTGGGAAAGAAGTTTGAAACAATCTTACCGATCGCTAGTCGTATTTTCTATCAGACACATTTCTTTCCAATTTTAAAACTCCATAACAAGGCTGAAGAGATCTACTTCTCATTGAGAGCAAAAGATGGTAATGATATCCCGATGCTGATCAATGCATCTCGGCGCAGTCAGGGAGAAGATTTTGTCAATGATTGTATTTTTATTCCCATTCGCCAACGTATTCAGTACGAAGATGAAATCCTGAAAGCGAAGAAAGTAGCTGAGGCGGCTACCATAGCCCAAAAGCAGGCAGAAATTGCGTTGCGATCACAATACGATCGCGCAATATTAGTGGGAGAAATTACTCAACGGATTCGACAATCCCTTGATTTGGCGAAAATCTTTGAAATTGCTACATTGGAGATTCGTAAATCTATTCATGTTGAGCGCGTTTGCATCTATAAATTTACGCCCGACTCTGATTTTAATGATGGCGAATTTGTTTCTGAATCAATCGCTGAAAATATCGACTCAATTCTTAATATTAAAATTGGCGATCACATTTTTGCTGAACAATATGCCGAGTTGTATTTGCGTGGACGCATTCAAATAGTTGATGATATTAGTCTTGCAGATCTAACGGAATGTCATAAAGAATTTTTGCAGCAATTTCAGATTCAAGCTAATTTAGTTGTACCTTTGCTTGAAGGAGAAGATTTTTTGTGGGGATTGCTATGCATTCATCAATGTTCTGCACCGAGACAATGGCAAGAGCTAGAGATTGAGTTTATACAGCAAATTGCTAATCAACTTGCGATCGCTATCCAGCAAGCTAATTTAGTGGAACAGTTGCAGTCTGAGCTAGCAGAACGACAGCGAGCCGAAGACAGACTGATCGAGGCTAATGCCCAGCTCTCGATGTCTAATCTCGAACTACGAAAAACCAGTACTCAACTAGAAGCATCTAACCATGAACTAGAATCTTTTTCCTATTCTATTTCCCATGACTTACGTGCACCATTACGGGCGATCAATGGGTTCAGTCAAATCTTGCTCGAAGACTATGGCGATCGCTTCGATGATGATTGCAAAGATTACTTTCATCGTATCCAGCGTAACGTCGATCGCATGGGAACACTGATCGAAGACTTATTGTTGCTATCGCGGCTATCTAGATCGGAAATGCGCTATGACAAGGTCAATCTTAGCGAACTAGTCCAAGAGATTTCTGGCGACATCCAAGCTTTGCAGCCAGAGAGAATAGTGGAGCTGATCGTTGTGCCAGATGTCATGGTCTACGCCGATCGCAACCTCATGCGCGTAGTCTTAGAGAATCTTTTGCAGAATGCTTGGAAATTTACTAGTCGTCATCCTACGGCTCAGATTAGCTTTGGTATTACCCAAAATCCAGATCAAACGCTAGCACAAACGACTTATTTTATGCATGATGACGGTGCAGGGTTTAATATGGAGCAAAGCTCTAAACTCTTTGGAGTATTTCAACGATTACATAGCACCAGTGAATTCTCTGGCACTGGAATTGGCTTGGCAACAGTCCAGAGAATAATTCACCGTCATGGAGGCAAAATTTGGGCAGATGCAGTGATCGAACAGGGAGCTACTTTTTACTTCACCTTACCCAATCCACCTTGAAAGCCCAAAATTAGTTTCAGTAAGGTTTTGGGGTTTTCATTTTGCCTACAGCAAAATGAAAACCGATACAAAAAGAGATCTACCGTTCGTTTCGGAAAGTAATTTCTATTCATACTACGCCGCAAACCTTTATGTCTAAACCCACAACGACACTCACTCAAATCGAACTAAAATCGGCAATCGTGCGTAACCCTTTGGTGGTTACAGCCGAAACTACTGTGATGGAAGCGATCGCGAAAATGAGCGAGATGCGAAATATCTGTGCTGCTGATCACATCAGCGACTACGCAGATAACGTTCATCAAGAGGCTCGCTCAAGTTGTGTGTTGGTTATGGAAGGTGAAAAAGTTATCGGTATTATGACCGAACGCGATGTAGTGCGTCTCAGCGCCCAACAGCGATCGCTTAATACAGTTACCGTGCAAGATGTAATGGCATCACCTGTGCTCACGTTACAAGAAGCTAACTTTACCGATCTATTCTCGGCAGTGAATATGCTTCAGCATCTGCGCATTCGCCATATGCCTGTTTTAGATCGAGACGCTCGACTGTTGGGCATGATCACCCACGAGAGCTTGCGACAACTAGCGCGACCTATCGATTTATTGCGTTTGCGTTTGGTGTCTGAGGTGATGATGGCAAATGTAGTCTGTGCCGAGCCATCGACATCGATGCTAGCGATCGCCCAAAGTATGGCAGAGCGACGAGTTGGCTCAGTCTTGATTGTGGAAGCCCAAATCGATCCAGAGGGAAACCCCTTGCAAATTCCCTTAGGCATCACCACCGAACGCGATATTGTCCAGTTTCAATCTCTAGGTCTGCAATTAGAGCGTGTGGAAGTGCAGATGGTGATGAGTGCTCCTGTGTTTGCGGTACGCCCTAACGACACCTTGATGTTGGTGCAGCAGATCATGGAGCAGCGATCAATCCGTCGCTTGGTCGTGACTGGCGATCATGGTGAACTGTTAGGTGTTGTGACTCAGACCAGTCTATTAAATGCACTCAATCCATTAGAGCTATATACTCTGTCCAGAATTTTGGAGCAAAAGGTTTCGCAGTTAGAGGCAGAGAAACTAAAACTGCTAGAAAATTACAATGCTGAACTAGAGCATCAAGTAGAGCAACGCACGGCGGACCTCCATACTAAGTTCGAGCGGGAGCAGTTGATCGCCAAGATTTCAACAGATATTGCAGCTTTATTTAGTTTGCCAGAAATCCT
This window harbors:
- a CDS encoding GAF domain-containing protein yields the protein MNSDIIKLSALKSAIIRDLLVVDRAATVMEAIALMSSGRSQCDADSNSDIHQQEFLQESRSSCVFVVEDRKVIGIMTERDVVRLSAQTQNLDCLLVSEVMAQPLVTLHESALTDLFLAVNLIQQFRIRHLPILDEQDCLVGMVTHESLRQVSRPIDLMRLRLVSEVMTGDVVCAASDRSMLAVAQLMATQNVSSVIIVESIADETSLRRPVGIVTERDIVQFQALGLNLANYQASSVMSAPIFAVTKEDTLWTVHQIMEQRLIRRLVVTGELGELLGIVTQTSLLNALNPTEIYNLAKILEVKVLQLEAEKLELLEDRNVELERQVAERTESLLKKAEREHLVAEIADRIRVSMNLQEVLDICVTEVRAFLQCDRVIVYQFQPDWSGVIIAESVERNLPSSLGRHIQDSCFQEQTSTLYAHDTPISVKNIYTTGYADCHIRLLEEYQVKSNLVVPIRASGGLWGLLIGHQCTDYRDWQDDDVRFLQDISVQFAIVIQQAIAYEKLQTELEAREVAKVLIQQQLTESITWQNRYETVGQAIGQVLYEYNFSTALITWGANAKLILGYAYSDLPLQLDGWMNLIHPEDRSHFQEVLERTRVDKTPLFAQYRVLHRDGHYLWMEDRNQWLYDLMGNTIGIIGAIANINDRKLSELRTVMQNSILERIAKAEPLPVILDALARTTEEQIEGGLCSIMLCCEGKLHYGAAPNLPNAYNQALEGLAIGEGIGFCGTAAFRREPVIVSDIATDPLWQNFKSLALVHELRSCWSFPAISSNGSVLATFAIYHRDIHIPLEQELAAIALAANIAKIAIEQEIATQALKQINQELEDRVANRTTALEQTNKELVRATRLKDEFLANMSHELRTPLNAILGLSNALKEKLLGSLTESQLNAIGIVESSGIHLLELINDILDLSKISSGIVELKTEPTSVQNLCDSSLVFIKQQAFQKGLEIYSNIPQNINKIDVEERRIKQVLINLLNNAVKFTPSGGKVSLLVAIGSGDTWQGVATIPQQIRAMNSPAIVFQVTDTGIGIAPEDLQRLFQPFMQLDSALNRQYEGTGLGLALVKKIVELHGGQVIAESQIGKGSCFTVALPYEMFGTSAPSTDMTDATRRSIAGNSGKAIAPLILLAEDNEANIATLTAYLTALNYRVVIARNGEEAVAMAKAHSPDAIIMDIQMPRMDGLTAIRLIRTDPQIAAIPIIALTALAMEGDRERCLEAGANEYLTKPIMFQQLNDAIQQILVQ
- a CDS encoding GAF domain-containing protein, with amino-acid sequence MSQQIEELLNKAPCGFLSFTDDGLIVLANFTLSQLLGYEADSLLGKKFETILPIASRIFYQTHFFPILKLHNKAEEIYFSLRAKDGNDIPMLINASRRSQGEDFVNDCIFIPIRQRIQYEDEILKAKKVAEAATIAQKQAEIALRSQYDRAILVGEITQRIRQSLDLAKIFEIATLEIRKSIHVERVCIYKFTPDSDFNDGEFVSESIAENIDSILNIKIGDHIFAEQYAELYLRGRIQIVDDISLADLTECHKEFLQQFQIQANLVVPLLEGEDFLWGLLCIHQCSAPRQWQELEIEFIQQIANQLAIAIQQANLVEQLQSELAERQRAEDRLIEANAQLSMSNLELRKTSTQLEASNHELESFSYSISHDLRAPLRAINGFSQILLEDYGDRFDDDCKDYFHRIQRNVDRMGTLIEDLLLLSRLSRSEMRYDKVNLSELVQEISGDIQALQPERIVELIVVPDVMVYADRNLMRVVLENLLQNAWKFTSRHPTAQISFGITQNPDQTLAQTTYFMHDDGAGFNMEQSSKLFGVFQRLHSTSEFSGTGIGLATVQRIIHRHGGKIWADAVIEQGATFYFTLPNPP